In the Bos mutus isolate GX-2022 chromosome 15, NWIPB_WYAK_1.1, whole genome shotgun sequence genome, ATATGGTTCAACCTTTCTGCAAGCCAAAGCCTTGTTTTTTTAAGCTTCTTGGCAGAACCACAAGAAAGACATAAAGCAGACCCTGGGTTGAtaaaaagttgtttatttttataaaatttagcataaatcttattgaaatataaattcttCTTGAGCAGTGTTAATAATTATTACATAGTAATCTGAATGCAAAAGAGTACTTCATGTGTCTGACCATACCACATGTTAATTAGCCCTACAGTACCTGTCATGGACAAACTCAGCATCTTAACTGCTGAGTCACCTTCATTTCACAGTTTTGTCTCAGCAAGTTGCCTTCAGAGTTATCAGCTACAACATCAAGAAAAAGCTGAAATGAGGGATTCTCCTTCCCTTATCATTAGTTAGGTTTCTTGAAATTCAAGAAATCTAAGTACATTCCCCTAAAAGAGCAAGGTCTACAATCCCTTCACTTCTGAGGCATGAGGAGAAAAGAATTGGTACCAGATTAAGTCTATTCATTTGTCTGGTATGGGACAGGTTGCACTGTGCCAAAATTCAAGAGACGGcttctcccctttttttttttttggtgccaagCCACGCTTTTCTAACTAGGCTTTTGCTAAAATCAGCATTCCCTAGCATCCTACTTTGACCGCAATCTTATTGGAAAGAAGCTAACCAGCATTTCAGGGATATGGGTCATAGAAAAAAAGGAGCTGGGGATGCTACTGTCAGATTATTCTCATGTCCAGCAAATCTCCTTAACCAAATGAcagtcattttaaaagacccataGTTAACATGCCTTTAAAGCTGTCTTTTCCCAGAGCAATGATGACTTCATGCGGTTCCAACCACTCATGCCTGGACAATGATGTCCATTTTCAAAAACCACTCATTAGGCTAGGATTACGAGTGACCATCGAATGGGCTGACACTTCCTACCGACCTCCAGCCCTGACTTCAACAGCCCCAGACTCTTGCTCATCAGCTGAGCTACGTGGTCGCCACTACGTGGTCTCAACAACACaattgactgaataaataaaaaacgaatgaacaaataaataaaactttccttttttcccataaAAGCCCTACATTAAAGACCTTCATTAATGAAAAGCCACCTAATGTCTCTATGAAATATGCAATGGAGTATTTTGTTTATTGACAGTAGGGTTCAAACAGAGGTAAAGAGTAAACAAGTGGCCTGCCCAAAGGATCTGGCAGGTGAGTAGCCAAATCAGTTCAAAGAACCTAAGAATTCTCACTTCCTAAGCCCTTTTACTACACTTGTGTTCTTGCTTTGCCTAGGTAAGATGAGAGACTAttgattaagaaatatttttttcctcctgacaTTGGCTTTTTCATAATATACTGTCCAGAGAGAATGGCACCTTTTCGAGAGAAAAAGTAGTAACAAGATGAACAGGGAATGTATCTGAAatcgaaaaaaaaaaaccagcctcATCACCCTGAGGCCAGGACATTTGGTCTTTGGTTCTGGTTTGTAGTATGTATAGCAGAGCTGAAACCTGAACTGGCATCTCAAGCCCAGTGGAATCTACATGGTAAATCCCTACGGAATTCAGTCACAGCCTCTCATGCCTAGGAGATTAATGCACAAAAGCCCTGAGAACTGGCATAGTTTTCCTGGTAGGGCAGAACTCGTACAACAGGACTCGGTAAATCTGCCCACACCTCATTCATCTCTCATCCGAAGCTCTAGCTCTATGGTTTTTGTGCAGAAAAGAGTTAATAGAGCAGGCCTGGAAAGGGCTGTCTGCAAGGTTGGCCCTTGGCCAGCATCCGGGGACTTAGATTTCATCAGGAAGGTTCCCACCTGAACTGATGAGACTGGGTCACTGACTCTAAACTGCACAAACAATGTGGTTCATGATGAaaacctcttttccttctgggagtcAGGAAAAGGCTGACTTTTGCACGCCATGGAGAGACTGCCTATGGCACCAGCCCTCAACTGAAACCTTGGATACCGAATCTCTAACAAGCTTTCTTCTAGACATGTCATACATACTCTGAACAGATCACTGCTAGAGGAATTAGCACATCCTGCATGATCCCACTGGGAGAGGGCTCTGGAAGCTTGGGCTGGTTTCCCCTGTACTCTGCTCCGGGTGCCTTTTCCTTTCACTGAGTTTTCATTGTATCCTGTTACTGTAATAAATCAAAGCTCTAAGTACAACAAAGTGCTGTGTGCTGTGAGTCTTCCTAGTGAAGCATCATGCCTAAAGGTATGTACTTGGGGACCCCCAAGCACAGGGAGTCCTATATGGTATATACCAAGTATATGGTATAGGGAGGCTCAGGAAGTAGCCCCCCACCACTGTCATGGTTTCACCCCCCATCCTGCTCTCAATTTCCTGATCCAAGTTACTTCCTGAAAGTCCCTCACTTTATAGTAAATGGGGTGCATTTCTTTAAGCTGCTACACAGAAACCAGGAATAAGCATTTGTTTATTCAAAGGAATAAGGAAGAAATTGCACTAATGTTTTTTGAGTTCCTTTCTAAGCTGTCTGGTCATCAAgcctcccagggacagaagagccaagGTCACCACAACCTACAAGGAATGCAGCACACTCATCTCACAGCTCTGACTTACTCGCAACTACTGCTGGTAGTCGCACTTTCCACAGCTGTGCTGCTGCAGAAGTTAGCGTTTTAATACTGGAATGTGTTCTGCTCCAAGACTGGCTTTCAAGCCAATCAATAAATTTAGCCCTTTTTTTGTGATCTAAGTTTGTAATAAGTATGATTCTGTAACAGCCATATGTCCAACCTGGTTCCCGTGGCTGACTTAACCTAATCCATTGTCCAGAGCAAGCCTTGGCTAGTGTGTCTTGAGATGTCCATTAAGTCTGAGCTGCCGCTCCTCACTCCACCTGCTTCTCCAGGTGTGGTACTTCTTGATGCTTTTCCTCCATGCAAAGCGCCAGATGCTAAACATGAAACACCAAGACACCACATACATCGCCACTCCCCCGACCTTCACAAACCACTTGGGCGTGGGTGAgaccatttcacagaagaggaggcAAGCTCCTACACCAATCCTCACTCCAGTGAACAGGGCCACAAAGAGGAAATCTACCACGTCTCCGGTGAAACTATGGTAATGGCCTGTTTCACGAAGAAACCAGCGTATCTGTAGCAGGGGGTTGGTAATCTCGCTTCCGAAGAGGACCGCATTGACCTCTGTGCCCGACTCTCCAAGCACCAGGGCCACGATGATGCCCAAGATACTCAGTGTGTGGTGAGCCAGCATCAGAGGCCCCTCAGACCGGAAGTAGATGCACCAGCCCAAGTCGAAGATGAAGTAGCCCAAGGTGAGACACAGAACGTGCACTTGGAGAGGTGTATTGGGTGAGCCTGAAATAAACCAAGAAGAAGCATATTGAGTGGCTAGGAATTGTGCTGGCTTACACAGGGATCCTGTGTTGCTCTTTCTCAAACCTTTTGGAATCactgaaaacaaaagcaatggcAGGCACATGCTTTTTAGagacaactaaaaaaaaaaagactaaaacctAAAACTCTGGTCTCTATCAAAGCAATGTTACAGCCCCCAGGACATGCTGTTCTGATGCATCAGATCTCAGTGAGTGATTCGAACACCAGTGATGATCCAGCGTCCTCTGTGTAGCAGCATAAAATCGAGTTACTTTGTTCTTTCAATTAAAATCCTACacagtctctttctttctttttttttttaaccagctaAAAGTCTGCTTCCAGATTCAGTTATTCTATCCCactagcaaatgcaaactatcaTATATGGAATGGACAAAAAACAAGatcctactatatagcaaagggacaatattcaatatcctataataaaccataacgGAAATGTTACTCTGTCCCAAATGTCAGATTAATTTCTTAGCTTAATGGGTTAGATTATTGGACACTGGTGGCCCTAACTTGTTTTGAAAGTGGACTCTGCATGTTCCCATATGCAGGAACATAGGGTGCAAGGACCCTTTGTTTGAATCCATTAACAGCCTTCATGTAAAACATGAAGCTTAAGCATTGCTTCCTATCAGTTTGATAGTTTGAGGAGGAAATTCAGAAACTCAAtatgggactataaagaaattagaaaaagaatctaaggaattaaaaaaaaatcatattctagGGAACTTACAGATTAAACTATGTCCtcacaaaattcatatgttgaagggCTGAACCCCAGTACCTCAAaatatgactatatttggagataggacctTTGAAGAGGTAATTAAAATAGAGTCATTAGGGTGGTGTTCTTGTAAAACGAGGACACTAGGCAcaaaagaccatgtgaagacagcaagaaggcagctatCTGCACACAAAGGAGGGGAAGCCTTAGAAGAAATCAAATGCACcaacttgatcttggacttctagcctccagaattgcgAGAAAATCAATCTTTGTcatttaagctacccagtctgtaaTAAAGCCCAGCAAACTAATTCAAGGGGAGACAGGTTTTGTATTCTAAGGAACATTTAGGAACACATCTGGCAGCTTAAAAATTAATTCAGCTACCCCAAATAATGAGGCATTGGTTAAATAAAGGATAGCAAATGCATAcaacataatattatataataactgAAAAGGATAAGGAAGATCTATATACATAGACATGGAAAGATGATGTCCTTTGAATATACAATCAAGTAAAAGTTGCAGGTTACCAAAAAGTATGTATTATACAGTccattgtctgtctgtctgtctgggggTGGTGGTAGAAAATGTTGacattgcttttataatttatacattttgatCAATTAAATtgtaaaaagcaattaaaattgttttaaaaatagagttatgaAAAGCAGAACAAAAGGTGATGCATACAATATCGGAATTAACAAGAAGATGAACTAAGACTCCCAAAGCACATTATAATAgtaattattcttcaatattCTTCAGTATTATACAAATTCTGTGGGAAACTCCCATCCTTCCAAGACTACCTCCAAATCATAAATTCCTAAGGGAAAATTCTCTAACGTCTCCCACATACCTGGGTGGGTAAAAGGCCAAGGGCCGTCAATGAAGCCAATATAAGCTGAGAGACCTATGGAGAGGATTCCATGGGTGAACGTAACCAGCCGGCAGTTCCACTCATAGCTTCGGTGCTTATTCAGGCGACAGAAAGAAACGTAGAGCGAAAGCCAGCCCCCCAGGCTGCACAGTGCCTGCAGACACAGAGCTAAGGCCATCCTATGACGAAaagaccaaaaccagaaaaacaaagaacgcACCCTAAGAAAACAGCATTGGGTCGTATTGAGTATATGTCTTCATTTCTACTGTAAGACAGTACAAAAATATTACCTTCACAGAAATACTTTTTCCTTATCTACATTGCCAAGAATCTTCCACTGAAGAGTGGCTGTAATTCTGATTGTGTGTTCGTTAGAGATCACTGGTCACACCTGTAAACCGAAAAGCAAGAACTGCATTCTGAGTTAGCAGACAGTCTAACATAACATGTTGTAATGATGAGTAAATGCCAATAATCTCCCAGTGATGACTGACCTTGGACTACGAGACACAAGTAATATAATACACGTATTAGATGTGTTCATATTTCAAAAATCCCAATAAGAAGCTCTCATGGAAAAACACCTCCACCACTTGTGGTCTCTGCTAGAAGTCATGACACATGAGAGTTTAATGTGGTTTTAAACTGATACTAAACTCAACTGAAGTTTGGGTTTGAATTATGGGTTTACCAGTCAAAATCAAAATGAGGTAAACCTGAAGATAGAACTAAACAAAGACCTagatattttggaagaaaaaaaagaagctagtTCTATTCAGTTTTGTAATTAACTCAAAAACTGGCCAAGAGGGAAGCAGGATTTTGAGGTACAAGTGGGGAGTTtttgttaatatataaaaatatctttaaggaAATTAGTTAAAAATGAAACACAGTCAGAAAGCTACACTTTGACATTCTTACTAGTGATAAATATACCAGGACAAGAATGAAAATAATGGAGTcaatagagtcagacaggacaaaaatctgaaaataaccaAGATGTCCTTATTAATATTCATTAGCCCCTCTACTGAAAGtacaaataaaaaagttaaaaaatacatttcagataTCTGTCTCATCTCAGCAGGAATTTTCTGCATGGCTACACTCACTGCTTAACTTTATTCTGACAAGTGAAATAGTATCTGTGGACCAGCACACATCAGTACACAAGCCACTCCCAAGAATGCTATCCCAAGAGGGCTTTATGAAGGTCAAGTGCAGTACAGCTTTCATCTGAAACCAGATTTCTACTCAAGAAAACAGCAGGTGTCAATCACTGACCTGAGTTCCAATTCTATTTCTGCCCCTAAATAGCTATGAGTGTGTGGACCAATCACTTTCACCTCTGGAGCTTcagttaaaaaagagagagaaagtagagGGGAAAATGACCGATAAAACTCTATAATCCAGCCCAGTTCTGACAAGGAGTTCTGAGAGAATTTCATAAAACTTCCAGGCCAATTTTCTGAGCAAGAGCCAGAAGTACAAAGGATCCAGAGTGAAAAGAACCGTCCTCTCTCACTTCCTTTTAAAGGCCAGGGTCACCAGCCAGAGTAATACGGATCAGCTCTTTTGGTTATGCCGATTAGTATTTTTAGAGTCTTCTTCCCTGAATCCTAATTCCCTGGCAGAACAGAGGGAACAGTAGCCCATttacaaacaaataaaagaatagaCATTCGTAAATGGCAGATACAACGCTGTGACCTTGAGAATGTCACTCCGTCTCCGCGTTTGGGCTTTTCACTCTTTGGGGAAAGGATGGCAGGGTATTTAGATGGCCGATGGCCGTTTCCGCTCAGAATTCCAAGGCTCCAGTCCTCGCTCCTCCCTGTCCAGGGCCAGATTCGGGAGGAGGAGCGCTGGGCGGGCCCACCTGGCTCTGGGCCTCGGAGCAGGCGTGGCTGGAGCCAGCGGCAACCTCGGCGCCTGGCAGGCAGCGCGAGCGCATCTCTCCTGGACCTGCCTACCCTACGCTGCGGCTACGCCCGGCGGCGGCGCACCTGAGCCGGACCGTTATGCCGGTATCCCGTCGGCACCCAGAGGCAGAAGGAGGCCCTCTCCCCtcagaggccaggccaggccatcTGCCGGCTTTCTTCTCCCACCCTCGCCCCGCTCAGCGGGCCGGGCAGGCCAGGACATCCACGTCCGGAGCCCAAGCCGGCCGCCGGAGCCGGGCGGTTAGCGCCGCGCAGTTACCTGGTCCAGCGCCCCGGAAAGCCTCGGGCGCCTCGGCCCCAGAGCTCAGGACCGGGATCCCCGGGAGCAGGAAGCAgcggaaagagggagggaggaccaGGCTCTGTCGGCGGCAGAGGAGGAGCCGGGGGTCTGGGGGCACCTGCTGGCTGGGAGGACGGAGCGCACAGCCAGAGCTGGACCCGGGACTGTTCAGAAAGCGGGCGGGAGGATCCCCTCTTCGTCACGAGGAGGCAAGGGGCGGGGGTGTGAGGGGTGATGATGACCTAATAGTGACGTGAGACCTGCAGACTGTTGTTTTTGCTTACTTGTTTGTTGTCTATGTTTGAACACTTATCCATCTCCTGCCCCCACGATGTGACGGCCCATCCCATAACCAGTTGGAGAGCACCTACTAAGTGCTTACACCCCTACTAGGCTCTGGGGGGGATTTCACTTTTGCGTTTAAGTTAAACAGGCACACAAATAACTAATTTCCAGGAAAGTGCTCAGGCCTGAAAACCAATGTTATCTGTTCCTTCTCAGGTCAGCCCTCTCACTACCTTGGCAGTAGAGAATAAGGCTTTAAGAGTAAATCCGGCTTGGTTACTGACTGTGTATCTTTGAACAAGTTGCTTAActtttctgtgcctctgttttctcatccacAGAATGgggatagtaataataatagctgtcTTATTGGGTTATTGCAAGAATTTTACACACTTGACATGTGTAAAGTGCTTACAGAATGGCTGGCACATGGAAGTTGttatataaatgttaattattgttgttgttacctCACTTTGGGTtaatcctctctcctctctgaatCTGTTTTGATACCAATGAAAGTGAGTTTGAAGAGATAGCTAAATGAAAGTTTGGAGATGCAAATGGGGTAAAGAGGGCATCTAAGGGGCTTCCctattggtccagtggttaagactccatgctctcaatgcaggcaGCCTTGGTTcattccttggtcagggaactagatcccacatgccacaactaaagatcctgagtgttacaactaagacccagtgcagccaaattcattcattaatttttaaaaagagggcaTCTGGGTTGGTTGATCAAGACAGGCAATGATAGGATGCTGAGGGGCCCAGATATTCTTAAGAAGAGAAGACCTTGAGCAGAAGGGTGAGGCTTTAGGCCATGTTTGGGGAATAGTAAGTAGTTTGGGTGATTTGTTTTGCTGGCCCCTTAAGAATCAGGATCACACTCTTTTCATCTTTGTTGGTACCTCTACCTGGTACAAAGGCAGGTGCAATAAATGATTGCTGCCTGAA is a window encoding:
- the TLCD5 gene encoding TLC domain-containing protein 5 isoform X1, with the translated sequence MALALCLQALCSLGGWLSLYVSFCRLNKHRSYEWNCRLVTFTHGILSIGLSAYIGFIDGPWPFTHPGSPNTPLQVHVLCLTLGYFIFDLGWCIYFRSEGPLMLAHHTLSILGIIVALVLGESGTEVNAVLFGSEITNPLLQIRWFLRETGHYHSFTGDVVDFLFVALFTGVRIGVGACLLFCEMVSPTPKWFVKVGGVAMYVVSWCFMFSIWRFAWRKSIKKYHTWRSRWSEERQLRLNGHLKTH
- the TLCD5 gene encoding TLC domain-containing protein 5 isoform X2 yields the protein MLAHHTLSILGIIVALVLGESGTEVNAVLFGSEITNPLLQIRWFLRETGHYHSFTGDVVDFLFVALFTGVRIGVGACLLFCEMVSPTPKWFVKVGGVAMYVVSWCFMFSIWRFAWRKSIKKYHTWRSRWSEERQLRLNGHLKTH